One Pseudophryne corroboree isolate aPseCor3 chromosome 3 unlocalized genomic scaffold, aPseCor3.hap2 SUPER_3_unloc_18, whole genome shotgun sequence DNA segment encodes these proteins:
- the LOC134983563 gene encoding oocyte zinc finger protein XlCOF22-like isoform X3 produces MMDNHQPLTSQELRKNPSAHNEDEPVSCDGGILTDSDIYTPTDHIQDTATHIMEEPVSCDGGTLIDTNIYTPTDHTPYTATHIKEEPVSCDGGTLIDTNIYTPTDHTPYTATHIKEEPVSCDGGTLIDSDIYTPTDHTQCTATHTEVEPISCDGGTLTDTDINTSIDHTQHKSTYIEVEPGSTSSFGNHTGEKPYSCSKCGKCFTRKIHLKHHLRSHTREKPNSCSECEKSFRFKSDLNRHLRIHTGEKPYSCSECGKCFTRQSHLKDHLRSHTGENPCSQCGKCFVSKSYLRVHQRLHTGESTHSCPECGKCFNRQSHLKDHLRSHTGEKPYSCSECEKSFSYISDLRKHQKIHTGEKPYSCSECGKCYTRNEDLKKHLRTHTGEKPYSCSECGKCFTCASSLKRHERFHTGERPHACSECVKCFTTSQQLLIHQRLHTGEKPYSCSECDQCFARKEELQNHQMLHTGENPYSCSECGKFFTTASNLKDHKRVHTGEKPYSCSECGKCCRTRSSLVVHKRVHTGEKPYSCSECGKCFGSKSYLRVHQRLHTGESPHSCPECGKCFTRQSHLKYHLRSHN; encoded by the coding sequence AACTACGAAAAAATCCATCTGCTCATAATGAGGAtgaaccagtctcatgtgatggaggaatCCTCACAGACAGTGACATTTATACACCCACAGATCATATACAGGATACAGCTACTCATATTAtggaggaaccagtctcatgtgatggaggaaccctcatagacaccaacatctatacacccacagatcatacaccgtatacagctactcatattaaggaggaaccagtctcatgtgatggaggaacccTCATAGACACCAACATTtatacacccacagatcatacaccgtatacagctactcatattaaggaggaaccagtctcatgtgatggaggaacccTCATAGACAGTGACATTtatacacccacagatcatacacagtGTACAGCTACTCATACTGAGGTGGAACCAatctcatgtgatggaggaacccTCACAGACACTGACATTAATACATCTATAGATCATACACAACATAAATCTACTTATATTGAGGTGGAACCAGGATCTACATCTAGTTTTGGaaatcacacaggagagaaaccatattcTTGCTCTAAATGTGGTAAATGTTTCACCAGAAAAATACACCTGAAACATCACCTAAGAAGTCACACAAGAGAGAAACCAAATTCGTGCTCAGAATGTGAAAAATCTTTTCGCTTTAAATCAGATCTAAACAGGCATCTgagaattcacacaggagagaagccatattcttgctctgaatgtgggaaatgtttcaccagACAATCACACCTGAAAGACCACCtaagaagtcacacaggggagaatccTTGCTCacaatgtggaaaatgttttgtcAGTAAGTCATATCTGAGAGTACATCAGAGACTCCATACAGGAGAGAGTACTCATTCCTGcccagaatgtgggaaatgtttcaacAGACAATCACACCTGAAAGATCACCttagaagtcacacaggggagaagccatattcctgctcAGAATGTGAGAAATCTTTTAGTTATATATCAGATCTAAGGAAGCATCAGAAAAtccacacaggggagaagccatattcctgctctgagtgtgggaaatgttatactAGGAATGAAGATCTGAAAAAGCATCTGAGAACCcatacaggagagaaaccatattcctgctctgagtgtgggaaatgttttacctgtgcATCAAGCCTGAAGAGACATGAGCGCTTCCATACTGGAGAGAGACCACATGCGTGCTCtgagtgtgtgaaatgttttacCACTAGTCAGCAACTTCTTATACATCAGAGACtccacacaggagagaagccatattcctgctctgagtgtgaTCAGTGTTTTGCTAGGAAAGAAGAACTACAAAACCATCAGATGCTCCACACAGGGGAGaacccatattcctgttctgagtgtggcaaaTTCTTTACTACTGCGTCAAATCTGAAAGATCATAAAAGAGTCCACACAGGGGAGAAACCgtattcctgctctgagtgtgggaaatgttgcagAACTAGATCAAGTCTTGTTGTACATAAGAGagttcacacaggggagaaaccatattcttgctctgagtgtgggaaatgttttggcaGTAAGTCATATCTGAGAGTGCATCAGAGACTCCATACAGGAGAGTCTCCTCATTCCTGcccagaatgtgggaaatgtttcaccagACAATCACACCTGAAATATCACCTAAGAAGTCACAACTAA
- the LOC134983563 gene encoding oocyte zinc finger protein XlCOF22-like isoform X2 → MMDNHQPLTSQAELRKNPSAHNEDEPVSCDGGILTDSDIYTPTDHIQDTATHIMEEPVSCDGGTLIDTNIYTPTDHTPYTATHIKEEPVSCDGGTLIDTNIYTPTDHTPYTATHIKEEPVSCDGGTLIDSDIYTPTDHTQCTATHTEVEPISCDGGTLTDTDINTSIDHTQHKSTYIEVEPGSTSSFGNHTGEKPYSCSKCGKCFTRKIHLKHHLRSHTREKPNSCSECEKSFRFKSDLNRHLRIHTGEKPYSCSECGKCFTRQSHLKDHLRSHTGENPCSQCGKCFVSKSYLRVHQRLHTGESTHSCPECGKCFNRQSHLKDHLRSHTGEKPYSCSECEKSFSYISDLRKHQKIHTGEKPYSCSECGKCYTRNEDLKKHLRTHTGEKPYSCSECGKCFTCASSLKRHERFHTGERPHACSECVKCFTTSQQLLIHQRLHTGEKPYSCSECDQCFARKEELQNHQMLHTGENPYSCSECGKFFTTASNLKDHKRVHTGEKPYSCSECGKCCRTRSSLVVHKRVHTGEKPYSCSECGKCFGSKSYLRVHQRLHTGESPHSCPECGKCFTRQSHLKYHLRSHN, encoded by the coding sequence CAGAACTACGAAAAAATCCATCTGCTCATAATGAGGAtgaaccagtctcatgtgatggaggaatCCTCACAGACAGTGACATTTATACACCCACAGATCATATACAGGATACAGCTACTCATATTAtggaggaaccagtctcatgtgatggaggaaccctcatagacaccaacatctatacacccacagatcatacaccgtatacagctactcatattaaggaggaaccagtctcatgtgatggaggaacccTCATAGACACCAACATTtatacacccacagatcatacaccgtatacagctactcatattaaggaggaaccagtctcatgtgatggaggaacccTCATAGACAGTGACATTtatacacccacagatcatacacagtGTACAGCTACTCATACTGAGGTGGAACCAatctcatgtgatggaggaacccTCACAGACACTGACATTAATACATCTATAGATCATACACAACATAAATCTACTTATATTGAGGTGGAACCAGGATCTACATCTAGTTTTGGaaatcacacaggagagaaaccatattcTTGCTCTAAATGTGGTAAATGTTTCACCAGAAAAATACACCTGAAACATCACCTAAGAAGTCACACAAGAGAGAAACCAAATTCGTGCTCAGAATGTGAAAAATCTTTTCGCTTTAAATCAGATCTAAACAGGCATCTgagaattcacacaggagagaagccatattcttgctctgaatgtgggaaatgtttcaccagACAATCACACCTGAAAGACCACCtaagaagtcacacaggggagaatccTTGCTCacaatgtggaaaatgttttgtcAGTAAGTCATATCTGAGAGTACATCAGAGACTCCATACAGGAGAGAGTACTCATTCCTGcccagaatgtgggaaatgtttcaacAGACAATCACACCTGAAAGATCACCttagaagtcacacaggggagaagccatattcctgctcAGAATGTGAGAAATCTTTTAGTTATATATCAGATCTAAGGAAGCATCAGAAAAtccacacaggggagaagccatattcctgctctgagtgtgggaaatgttatactAGGAATGAAGATCTGAAAAAGCATCTGAGAACCcatacaggagagaaaccatattcctgctctgagtgtgggaaatgttttacctgtgcATCAAGCCTGAAGAGACATGAGCGCTTCCATACTGGAGAGAGACCACATGCGTGCTCtgagtgtgtgaaatgttttacCACTAGTCAGCAACTTCTTATACATCAGAGACtccacacaggagagaagccatattcctgctctgagtgtgaTCAGTGTTTTGCTAGGAAAGAAGAACTACAAAACCATCAGATGCTCCACACAGGGGAGaacccatattcctgttctgagtgtggcaaaTTCTTTACTACTGCGTCAAATCTGAAAGATCATAAAAGAGTCCACACAGGGGAGAAACCgtattcctgctctgagtgtgggaaatgttgcagAACTAGATCAAGTCTTGTTGTACATAAGAGagttcacacaggggagaaaccatattcttgctctgagtgtgggaaatgttttggcaGTAAGTCATATCTGAGAGTGCATCAGAGACTCCATACAGGAGAGTCTCCTCATTCCTGcccagaatgtgggaaatgtttcaccagACAATCACACCTGAAATATCACCTAAGAAGTCACAACTAA